One genomic segment of Anaerotignum faecicola includes these proteins:
- a CDS encoding terminase small subunit, with translation MEKRQGLSEKQEEFCRLLAEGKTTGEAERLIGFSKGYGWRLMRKEHIRRAIKVRKNPSAADAEETQKGVQQTEQPRKRETAKKAEILSFLTEVMRDEEEADLKTRMKAAELLGKRESLFEKKTPTEKESRVIIVDDLP, from the coding sequence GTGGAAAAGAGACAGGGGTTAAGCGAAAAGCAGGAGGAATTTTGCAGACTGCTGGCAGAAGGCAAGACAACAGGCGAAGCAGAGCGGCTGATTGGGTTTTCCAAGGGATATGGCTGGAGGCTGATGCGGAAGGAGCATATCCGAAGGGCAATTAAGGTGAGAAAGAACCCAAGTGCGGCAGATGCGGAGGAAACGCAGAAGGGCGTACAGCAGACGGAACAGCCGAGAAAAAGAGAAACGGCGAAGAAGGCCGAGATTCTCAGCTTTCTGACGGAGGTGATGCGAGACGAGGAGGAGGCTGACCTCAAGACAAGGATGAAGGCGGCGGAGCTTCTGGGAAAGAGAGAAAGCCTTTTTGAGAAGAAAACGCCGACGGAAAAGGAAAGCCGCGTAATCATCGTGGATGACCTGCCATGA
- a CDS encoding PBSX family phage terminase large subunit translates to MKEIRLSEWIGEGFYDIHRDIREGKHTHYWLKGGRGSGKSSFLSLEILLGLIADRDANAVVLRKVAANLRDSVFEQMNWAIHALGVEEEWEKKISPMELIRKGTGQKILFRGCDDPKKLKSIKFQRGYAKFIWYEEADEFGGMAELRSLNQSLLRGGEKLCVFYSYNPPKQGRSWINLETAEERADRLIHHSTYLQMKEEWLGKQFLAEAEYIRKRHPEIYRHEYLGEVTGSGGEVFRNLMLREITDAEIAAFDRLRRGLDWGYAVDPLHYTVNHYDRTRRRLYIFYELRAQGMSNRRLAEEINRENPKHREVICDSAEPKSIAEMREYGVAAIGARKGPDSVYYGIKWMQDLEEIIIDPKRCPETAREFSSYEYESDGRGGWRAAFPDRDNHAIDAVRYSREEDMRHIRVR, encoded by the coding sequence ATGAAGGAGATACGATTAAGCGAATGGATCGGGGAGGGGTTTTATGACATCCACAGAGACATTCGGGAGGGCAAGCACACGCATTACTGGCTGAAGGGCGGCAGAGGAAGCGGCAAATCCTCATTCCTTTCACTGGAAATTTTACTGGGGCTGATTGCAGACAGGGACGCAAACGCAGTGGTGCTGCGAAAGGTGGCGGCGAATTTGCGGGACAGCGTATTCGAGCAGATGAACTGGGCCATTCATGCTTTGGGTGTGGAGGAGGAATGGGAGAAAAAAATCAGCCCGATGGAGCTGATCCGAAAGGGGACGGGGCAGAAAATCCTCTTTCGGGGGTGCGATGACCCGAAAAAGCTGAAATCCATCAAATTTCAGAGAGGGTACGCGAAATTCATCTGGTATGAAGAAGCGGACGAATTCGGCGGCATGGCGGAATTGCGAAGCCTGAACCAGAGCCTGCTGCGCGGCGGTGAGAAGCTCTGTGTTTTTTACAGCTACAACCCACCGAAGCAGGGACGCAGCTGGATAAATCTTGAGACGGCAGAGGAACGGGCAGACAGGCTGATTCATCACAGCACATATTTACAGATGAAGGAGGAATGGCTCGGAAAGCAATTTCTGGCGGAGGCGGAATATATACGGAAGCGGCACCCCGAAATCTACCGACATGAATATTTAGGAGAGGTGACGGGGAGCGGCGGCGAGGTATTCCGCAACCTGATGCTCAGAGAGATTACGGATGCGGAGATTGCCGCGTTTGACCGCCTGCGGCGCGGACTGGACTGGGGGTACGCAGTAGACCCGCTGCACTACACGGTGAACCACTACGACAGGACGAGACGGCGGCTGTATATTTTCTACGAGCTGCGGGCGCAGGGGATGAGCAACCGCAGACTGGCAGAGGAAATCAACCGAGAGAACCCGAAGCATCGGGAGGTGATTTGCGACAGCGCGGAGCCGAAATCTATTGCGGAGATGCGCGAATACGGCGTGGCGGCGATTGGGGCAAGGAAGGGCCCCGATAGCGTTTATTACGGTATCAAGTGGATGCAGGACTTAGAGGAAATCATCATTGACCCGAAAAGATGCCCTGAGACGGCGAGAGAATTCAGCAGCTATGAATACGAAAGCGACGGGAGGGGCGGCTGGCGTGCGGCTTTTCCCGACAGGGACAACCATGCGATTGACGCGGTGCGCTACAGCAGAGAGGAGGACATGCGGCATATTCGTGTGCGATAA
- a CDS encoding phage portal protein — protein MFITEMELLQARLAAGKRLNDSHILKEILQEDRSSEKKRRMAEGERYYRGEHDSLQKDFRRSPISETTENGEEEMRMFFNPNRSNHHCVHPFHHTLVAQKTAYLVGREPTISVRNGDRAFEEMLTELADEHFNGVLQSWLTGAANKGVEYLHVYYDGEGNFRYCIVPAEEIIAIYDEEYQQELREVIRYYDIKVLDEGREKTKRRVEWWTAEDVTYFTENGDGEFLQEKSCGHWAVTALLDGEEAETEQHGWGRVPFIPLRNNEKELTDLQLVKGLIDAYDLVSSEGTNNLLDLVDLYWVIQGYGGETASAVAKKLQINKAVQISDSSGNVEARQVQLPVEGRLDWMQMLRKDIFHFGMGVDTDSDDWGKAASGVALKFQYAMFYLKINGIVPEIKRAVKEFFRFATEDRNRENGTDWDWRKIQITLNTNGITDDMETMQIIAASKGMVSEKTLLGKHPFVEDVNSEMEQLERERREKDNEIDTDD, from the coding sequence TTGTTTATCACAGAGATGGAGCTGCTGCAGGCAAGACTGGCGGCAGGGAAAAGGTTGAATGACAGCCATATTCTGAAGGAGATTTTGCAGGAAGACAGAAGCAGCGAGAAGAAAAGGCGGATGGCAGAGGGGGAGCGGTATTACCGCGGCGAGCATGACAGCCTACAGAAGGACTTCCGCAGAAGCCCGATTTCCGAGACAACGGAAAACGGGGAGGAGGAAATGCGGATGTTTTTTAACCCGAACAGAAGCAACCACCATTGCGTACACCCGTTTCATCACACACTGGTGGCGCAGAAAACGGCGTACCTCGTGGGGAGAGAGCCGACCATCAGCGTAAGAAACGGAGACAGGGCATTTGAGGAAATGCTGACGGAGCTGGCGGATGAGCACTTTAACGGGGTGCTGCAAAGCTGGCTGACAGGGGCGGCGAACAAGGGGGTGGAATACCTGCACGTTTATTATGACGGAGAGGGGAATTTTCGCTACTGCATTGTGCCGGCGGAGGAAATCATTGCAATTTACGATGAGGAATATCAGCAGGAACTGCGCGAGGTGATTCGTTATTATGACATCAAGGTTCTGGACGAGGGCAGAGAGAAAACAAAGCGGCGCGTGGAATGGTGGACGGCAGAGGACGTGACCTATTTTACGGAGAACGGCGACGGAGAATTTTTGCAGGAGAAAAGCTGCGGACACTGGGCGGTGACGGCGCTTCTGGACGGAGAGGAAGCAGAAACAGAACAGCATGGCTGGGGGCGCGTGCCTTTTATTCCGCTCAGGAACAATGAGAAGGAGCTGACGGATTTGCAGCTGGTGAAGGGGCTGATTGATGCGTATGACCTTGTGAGCAGCGAGGGGACGAACAATCTGCTGGATCTGGTGGATCTGTACTGGGTGATTCAGGGCTACGGCGGCGAAACGGCAAGCGCGGTGGCGAAAAAGCTGCAAATCAACAAGGCGGTGCAGATTAGCGACAGCAGCGGCAACGTGGAGGCAAGGCAGGTGCAGCTGCCGGTAGAGGGCAGACTGGACTGGATGCAGATGCTCCGCAAGGATATTTTCCACTTCGGGATGGGGGTGGATACGGACAGCGACGATTGGGGCAAGGCGGCAAGCGGCGTTGCACTGAAATTCCAATATGCGATGTTTTACCTGAAAATCAACGGGATTGTGCCGGAAATCAAGCGGGCGGTGAAGGAATTCTTCCGCTTTGCGACAGAGGATCGGAACAGGGAAAACGGGACGGATTGGGATTGGAGAAAAATTCAGATTACGCTGAACACCAACGGGATTACCGATGACATGGAGACGATGCAGATTATTGCGGCAAGCAAGGGGATGGTGAGCGAAAAGACGCTTCTGGGGAAGCATCCCTTTGTGGAGGACGTAAACAGTGAGATGGAGCAGCTGGAGAGAGAAAGAAGGGAGAAGGACAATGAAATTGACACAGATGATTGA
- a CDS encoding phage scaffolding protein: MKLTQMIEKFAKQGMLNGVARAELLQAAEETEQEMAELQEELSGKDGELAENRKTAAVERAILEGGGKNVKAILALLDLEEISYDAKEGLKGLDLEEVKAEAPYLFYEKTEKKKGTGVPMTRQKRKEDEIRAAFRRGLGR, translated from the coding sequence ATGAAATTGACACAGATGATTGAGAAATTTGCCAAGCAGGGGATGCTGAACGGCGTGGCAAGGGCAGAACTGCTGCAGGCGGCAGAGGAAACAGAGCAGGAAATGGCGGAATTGCAGGAGGAGCTGAGCGGCAAGGACGGCGAACTGGCGGAAAACAGAAAAACGGCGGCAGTGGAAAGAGCCATTCTGGAGGGCGGTGGCAAAAACGTGAAGGCGATTTTGGCACTGCTGGATCTGGAGGAAATCAGCTATGACGCGAAGGAAGGGCTGAAAGGGCTGGATCTGGAGGAAGTGAAGGCGGAAGCACCCTATCTGTTCTATGAAAAAACAGAGAAGAAAAAGGGGACAGGCGTGCCCATGACCAGACAGAAAAGGAAAGAGGACGAAATCAGAGCGGCATTCCGCAGAGGCTTAGGCAGATAA
- a CDS encoding head-tail connector protein, with protein sequence MKERIPEELRRLGRKEEENLLAFAAERSVSMMQAYCNREDLPKELWSVGVALAQQLLDAADVKSIKEGDVSVTFAESRAETELLADFRTELDRFRRADW encoded by the coding sequence ATGAAGGAGAGGATTCCGGAGGAACTGCGGAGGCTAGGCAGAAAGGAGGAAGAAAATCTGCTTGCCTTTGCGGCGGAAAGAAGTGTTTCCATGATGCAGGCATATTGCAACCGAGAGGATTTGCCGAAGGAGCTTTGGAGCGTTGGCGTGGCACTGGCACAGCAGCTTCTGGACGCGGCAGATGTAAAGAGCATCAAGGAAGGGGACGTAAGCGTAACCTTTGCGGAGAGCAGAGCGGAAACGGAATTGTTAGCCGATTTTCGGACGGAGCTGGACAGATTTCGCAGAGCAGACTGGTAA
- a CDS encoding phage tail terminator family protein → MTEEIRRAVIQAIAARFQLPVYGQRVPQGAKKPCFTVELKETEQKRLLGRRAARKAVFEVTYYCGEEKAAAAERAEALDGLYETLCIIGREERFAASGMQEERTETGIRFTAEYEYHVMLTEETTERMERLKYNGKEAVGYEEKGNIQQRAAE, encoded by the coding sequence ATGACGGAGGAAATCAGACGAGCGGTGATACAGGCGATTGCGGCGCGGTTTCAGTTGCCCGTATATGGGCAGAGGGTGCCGCAGGGGGCGAAAAAGCCCTGCTTTACGGTGGAATTGAAGGAAACGGAGCAGAAGCGTCTGCTTGGCAGGAGAGCGGCGAGAAAAGCGGTCTTCGAGGTGACGTATTACTGCGGTGAGGAAAAAGCTGCGGCGGCGGAGCGTGCGGAAGCTTTGGACGGACTGTATGAGACTCTTTGCATCATCGGGAGAGAGGAACGCTTTGCGGCAAGCGGTATGCAGGAGGAAAGGACAGAGACGGGCATCCGATTTACGGCGGAATATGAATATCATGTAATGCTGACGGAGGAGACGACGGAGAGGATGGAACGGCTGAAATATAACGGAAAGGAAGCGGTTGGCTATGAAGAAAAAGGCAACATTCAGCAGAGAGCAGCTGAGTAA
- a CDS encoding phage tail sheath family protein gives MALGGGTFMTQNKVLPGAYINFVSRPRAMGSLGERGVVCVGMELDWGREGMTDIAAAEGRTNCRELFGYTYLSEEMKDLRELFAHAKEVKLYRLNGGEKARMTQDGLTVTAKYPGKRGNDICIKIAENVDESDCWDVETYLDAEVVDAQTVTRIEDLRENAFVEFGGTGGLTAAAGIYLTGGITAAATGSAYTAFLEAAEKEDFNALAYNGADEKTKKLFVNFTKRMREEEGVKFVTVLHDYPAADHEGVISVGTAAELVYWTAGASAGAEVNESLTNTAYDGEYEVDAKLKKSDYIKGIRKGQLLFYEEDGTLRVLRDINSFTSFAAAKNSDFSSNRVVRVLDSIANDVANIFSKYYLGKQSNNANGRNLLKAEILAYHEELMKLEAIEGFTADDITVEKGTEKQDVVVYEAIQPVDAMEKLYMKVEVA, from the coding sequence ATGGCATTAGGCGGCGGTACATTTATGACACAGAACAAGGTTCTGCCCGGAGCATACATCAATTTTGTTTCCAGACCAAGAGCCATGGGCAGTCTGGGTGAAAGAGGCGTGGTCTGCGTCGGGATGGAGCTGGACTGGGGCAGGGAAGGCATGACGGACATTGCGGCGGCAGAGGGCAGAACGAATTGCAGAGAGCTTTTCGGCTACACCTACCTGAGCGAGGAAATGAAGGATCTGCGTGAGCTGTTTGCGCACGCGAAGGAAGTGAAGCTTTACCGACTGAATGGCGGCGAGAAGGCGAGGATGACGCAGGACGGGCTGACAGTGACAGCGAAATATCCTGGGAAAAGAGGGAACGACATCTGCATCAAGATTGCGGAAAACGTGGACGAAAGCGACTGCTGGGATGTGGAAACGTATTTGGATGCGGAGGTAGTAGATGCACAGACGGTGACAAGGATTGAGGATTTGCGGGAAAATGCGTTTGTGGAATTTGGCGGCACAGGCGGGCTGACCGCGGCGGCAGGCATTTACCTGACAGGCGGCATAACCGCGGCGGCAACGGGGAGCGCATATACGGCATTTCTGGAGGCGGCAGAGAAGGAGGACTTCAATGCACTGGCATACAACGGCGCGGACGAGAAAACAAAAAAGCTGTTTGTGAATTTTACGAAGCGAATGCGCGAGGAGGAAGGCGTAAAATTTGTGACGGTGCTGCATGATTACCCTGCGGCAGACCACGAGGGCGTGATTTCCGTCGGAACGGCGGCAGAGCTGGTTTACTGGACGGCAGGGGCAAGCGCAGGCGCAGAGGTGAACGAAAGCCTGACGAATACAGCCTATGACGGAGAATACGAGGTGGACGCAAAGCTGAAAAAGAGCGACTACATCAAGGGCATCCGGAAGGGACAGCTCCTGTTTTATGAGGAGGACGGCACACTGCGCGTACTGCGCGACATCAACAGCTTTACCTCCTTTGCGGCGGCGAAGAACAGCGATTTTTCGAGCAACAGGGTGGTGCGCGTGTTGGACAGTATTGCAAATGATGTGGCGAATATTTTCAGCAAATATTACCTTGGGAAGCAGAGCAACAATGCAAACGGCAGAAATCTGCTGAAGGCGGAGATTCTGGCGTACCATGAGGAGCTGATGAAGCTGGAGGCAATCGAAGGCTTTACGGCGGATGACATTACGGTGGAAAAGGGCACAGAGAAGCAGGATGTTGTGGTATATGAGGCAATTCAGCCTGTGGATGCGATGGAAAAGCTGTATATGAAGGTTGAGGTTGCATAA
- a CDS encoding phage tail tube protein — protein MGYLRAKDTVNGALGTCFAIIDGKRHELMQVKNIQAKVKKTRMTIPILGMTAKQQKSGGWEGTGTMTVYYVSSLFRRVMADYMKNGVDTYFELLLTNEDPTGDAGRQTVLLKDVNIEEMLIGKIDVEEAAMEEEMKFTFGGVELLDKFNQM, from the coding sequence ATGGGCTATTTGAGAGCGAAGGACACAGTGAACGGTGCATTGGGAACCTGCTTTGCCATCATTGACGGCAAGCGGCACGAGCTAATGCAGGTGAAGAACATTCAGGCGAAGGTGAAGAAAACCAGAATGACGATTCCTATTCTGGGGATGACCGCAAAGCAGCAGAAAAGCGGCGGCTGGGAAGGCACAGGGACGATGACGGTATATTATGTGAGCAGTTTGTTTCGCAGGGTGATGGCGGATTATATGAAAAACGGCGTGGACACCTATTTTGAACTGCTGCTGACAAATGAGGACCCGACAGGGGATGCCGGCAGACAGACGGTGCTTCTGAAGGATGTGAATATTGAGGAAATGCTGATTGGCAAGATTGACGTGGAGGAAGCGGCAATGGAGGAGGAAATGAAGTTTACCTTTGGCGGCGTGGAGCTTCTGGACAAATTCAATCAGATGTAA
- a CDS encoding phage tail assembly chaperone gives MGQECFYRENRQDRAEEEILLTERLAEGCGETHWRIRPMTQRENEEIWKRCGEDEGRYQEMILAESVVFPDLKDAALQNSYGVIGAERLLARLLLAGEYDCLRREVERINGGEDDGCTDYI, from the coding sequence TTGGGACAGGAATGCTTTTACAGAGAGAACAGGCAGGACAGAGCGGAGGAGGAAATTCTTCTGACAGAGCGATTGGCTGAAGGCTGCGGTGAAACGCACTGGCGGATTCGCCCGATGACACAGAGGGAGAATGAGGAAATCTGGAAGCGGTGCGGCGAGGACGAAGGGCGGTATCAGGAAATGATTCTGGCGGAGAGCGTTGTGTTCCCTGATTTGAAGGATGCGGCATTGCAGAACAGCTACGGCGTGATTGGGGCGGAGCGGCTGTTGGCAAGACTGCTGCTGGCGGGGGAATATGACTGCCTGCGGCGAGAGGTGGAGCGCATCAACGGAGGGGAGGATGACGGATGTACCGATTATATTTAA
- a CDS encoding LysM peptidoglycan-binding domain-containing protein, producing MYRLYLKQNGEQLLLPVTPAEIETRTGNQNKTAYILDFGEMNLAKKPGLTEIRFTALLPGRAYSFVQTEGGFREPEYFLNRFKEYKASAKPVQMILFRRLADGKQKFCGNTEVLLEEYTVTEKGGEQGDFWVEFFWKEWRAAKSIRYSIQGNSMMAQGQARQAKQPAAGYTVQRGDSLWSIAKKQLGDGTKYKEIARKNGIANPNRIYPGQVLKL from the coding sequence ATGTACCGATTATATTTAAAGCAGAACGGGGAGCAGCTTCTGCTGCCTGTGACACCTGCGGAGATTGAGACGAGGACGGGAAACCAGAATAAGACAGCGTATATTCTGGATTTCGGGGAGATGAATCTGGCGAAAAAGCCGGGACTTACGGAAATCCGCTTTACGGCACTGCTGCCGGGACGGGCATACAGCTTTGTGCAGACGGAGGGCGGCTTTCGGGAACCGGAATATTTTCTGAATCGTTTTAAGGAATACAAGGCTTCGGCAAAGCCCGTACAGATGATTTTATTTCGCAGGCTGGCAGATGGCAAGCAGAAATTCTGCGGCAATACGGAGGTGCTGCTGGAGGAATACACGGTGACGGAAAAGGGCGGCGAACAGGGGGACTTCTGGGTGGAATTTTTCTGGAAGGAATGGAGAGCGGCAAAAAGTATTCGTTACAGTATTCAGGGGAACAGCATGATGGCACAGGGACAGGCAAGGCAGGCAAAGCAGCCTGCCGCCGGCTATACGGTGCAGAGGGGCGACAGCCTTTGGAGCATTGCGAAAAAGCAGCTTGGAGATGGGACGAAATACAAGGAGATTGCACGGAAGAACGGAATTGCGAACCCGAATCGCATCTATCCGGGGCAGGTGCTGAAGCTGTAA
- a CDS encoding XkdQ/YqbQ family protein has translation MNIKLLLQHGTSIYDATPILEGRVEWFASVMGKAGRLKFRVVRDGIVNFVEGDRVSFYVDSVLRFSGFVMTKERTSEQIISVTAYDQMFYLVRNKGTYVFLNKSAKEIIQTIGADYGLEIGYINDGGWRIPQRIEEGETLMDMILSALELCGQATGKEYFLFDRGGQLIVKEKKEMAVEAVLRCDGGISEYTYRTDISKDTYNAVQLYHAGRKEIERKAWKVENAEKVKKWGRLQYYKRVPYTMNSAQLKEQAERILKEKCRVVKKLTVENINGDVMLFAGNTIWLEIPGLAEISLQGQVLIESCTHIFEEGAHRMQMDIRIEEVG, from the coding sequence ATGAACATAAAACTATTATTGCAGCATGGGACGAGCATCTATGACGCGACACCGATTCTGGAAGGGCGCGTGGAATGGTTCGCAAGCGTGATGGGGAAGGCAGGACGGCTGAAATTTCGCGTGGTGCGTGACGGGATTGTGAATTTCGTGGAGGGAGACAGGGTTTCCTTTTATGTGGACAGCGTGCTGCGCTTCAGCGGCTTTGTGATGACGAAGGAGAGAACCTCGGAGCAGATTATTTCGGTGACGGCGTATGACCAGATGTTTTATCTGGTGCGAAACAAGGGGACGTATGTATTTCTGAATAAGAGTGCGAAGGAAATTATACAGACCATCGGGGCGGATTACGGCTTGGAGATTGGCTATATCAATGACGGCGGATGGAGGATTCCGCAGAGAATTGAGGAGGGGGAAACACTGATGGATATGATTCTTTCTGCACTGGAACTCTGCGGACAGGCAACGGGAAAGGAATATTTTTTATTCGACAGAGGCGGTCAGCTGATTGTGAAGGAGAAAAAGGAGATGGCAGTGGAGGCGGTGCTGCGGTGCGATGGGGGCATCAGCGAATACACCTATCGGACGGACATCAGCAAGGATACCTATAACGCGGTGCAGCTTTACCATGCAGGGCGGAAGGAAATCGAGCGAAAGGCATGGAAGGTGGAAAACGCAGAAAAGGTGAAGAAATGGGGCAGACTGCAGTATTACAAGCGCGTACCCTACACGATGAACAGCGCACAGCTGAAGGAGCAGGCAGAACGTATTTTGAAGGAAAAATGCAGAGTGGTGAAAAAGCTGACGGTGGAGAACATCAACGGGGATGTGATGCTTTTTGCAGGGAATACCATCTGGCTGGAGATTCCCGGACTGGCGGAAATCAGCCTGCAGGGGCAGGTTCTGATTGAGAGCTGCACACATATTTTTGAGGAAGGCGCGCATCGGATGCAGATGGACATTCGCATTGAGGAGGTTGGCTAA
- a CDS encoding phage tail assembly chaperone: MDLKGFLKENNGFPENRRVHISPCFRENGEEVLWELRAVSEEEYRRAAEGKRDKWAVLCMLSVVVPDLTDRALRESYGADSGEAALQEMLYPGEYMRLLEAVKDINGFQSRRRVWKEQAKK, translated from the coding sequence ATGGATTTGAAAGGCTTTTTGAAGGAAAACAACGGATTTCCCGAAAACAGAAGGGTGCATATTTCGCCCTGCTTTCGGGAGAACGGCGAGGAGGTGCTCTGGGAGCTGCGTGCGGTGAGCGAGGAAGAATACCGCAGGGCGGCAGAGGGCAAGCGAGATAAATGGGCGGTGCTTTGCATGCTTTCTGTAGTAGTGCCGGATTTGACGGACAGGGCACTCCGGGAAAGCTATGGCGCGGACAGCGGAGAAGCAGCATTGCAGGAGATGCTTTATCCGGGGGAGTATATGCGGTTATTGGAGGCGGTGAAGGATATCAATGGATTCCAAAGCCGCAGAAGGGTCTGGAAGGAACAGGCAAAAAAATGA
- a CDS encoding DUF2577 domain-containing protein produces MLEIIKQLALDAAEKGADFCVGTVTKAAPLTIRLEEGLELTEAFLVLTEDVLQAEETGSIQIEGGSWRAYRLKRSRALQAGEAVALLRADGGQQYLVLGRVRKEG; encoded by the coding sequence ATGCTTGAGATTATCAAACAATTGGCACTGGATGCGGCGGAGAAGGGTGCGGATTTCTGCGTAGGAACAGTGACAAAGGCGGCACCGCTGACAATTCGACTGGAGGAAGGACTGGAGCTGACAGAGGCGTTTCTGGTGCTGACGGAGGATGTTTTGCAGGCAGAGGAAACGGGCAGTATACAGATTGAGGGTGGCAGTTGGCGTGCATATCGACTGAAGCGAAGCAGAGCTTTGCAGGCAGGAGAGGCGGTGGCACTGCTGCGGGCAGACGGCGGACAGCAATATTTGGTGCTTGGGAGAGTACGAAAGGAAGGATAG